The Chloroflexota bacterium genome window below encodes:
- a CDS encoding lysophospholipid acyltransferase family protein, whose amino-acid sequence MKTLRGLLRMAAAATMVMGIALGTTLLAWVPIEIRGIPVSAWCFSLGVRPLMRALGIRFVCDDPQRVIEHHGFIFPNHISFFDTLVMSYLLPTRFLSKAEVRKYPLIGRIATATGTIFLDRSDKSQRANVRRTIAAKIRDKQYPPLVIFPEGTRNPEDTLLPFRYGVFEIAIDSGAPYLLCAIHYEDTEAMTWHSRDESLMTTIRRIVEQDTSRVWLIPLAEIQPKPDDDPIQLAAEAREVVGNALNRIRVEGLDPQWLNRN is encoded by the coding sequence ATGAAAACCCTGCGCGGATTGCTGCGCATGGCGGCAGCAGCCACTATGGTGATGGGAATCGCTCTTGGAACAACGCTTCTGGCATGGGTTCCCATCGAGATTCGTGGAATCCCTGTCTCTGCCTGGTGTTTCTCCCTGGGTGTTCGCCCATTGATGCGTGCCCTGGGAATTCGGTTTGTTTGCGACGACCCCCAAAGGGTTATCGAACATCACGGATTTATCTTTCCGAACCATATTTCCTTTTTCGACACCCTGGTGATGAGCTACTTGCTGCCGACGCGTTTTCTGTCAAAAGCTGAGGTGCGAAAGTATCCTCTCATCGGCCGGATCGCGACGGCTACAGGAACCATTTTCCTGGATCGAAGCGACAAGTCCCAGCGGGCGAATGTTCGCCGCACGATCGCAGCAAAAATCCGGGACAAACAGTATCCCCCGCTCGTCATCTTCCCCGAAGGAACCCGCAATCCTGAAGACACCCTGTTGCCCTTTCGCTACGGCGTTTTCGAGATCGCCATCGATTCCGGCGCGCCCTATCTGTTATGCGCAATCCACTACGAAGATACGGAGGCGATGACCTGGCACAGCCGGGATGAAAGCCTGATGACAACCATACGGCGCATCGTCGAGCAAGATACCAGCCGGGTGTGGCTCATTCCGTTAGCGGAAATCCAACCGAAACCCGATGATGATCCGATCCAGCTGGCGGCGGAAGCCCGGGAAGTCGTCGGCAACGCGTTAAACAGGATCAGAGTGGAAGGACTTGATCCCCAATGGCTGAACAGGAACTGA
- a CDS encoding YqiA/YcfP family alpha/beta fold hydrolase, protein MIDQSRLLFIHGLMGSSQGYKATLLRQAFPDMLIPDFPGEFDQRMVKLSQVIGTTTGWTLIGSSLGGLMATEYAIHQSRQVEKLVLFAPALPWLPNGHRHSVEIPTIIFHGRQDEVVPLQSTQEIARQIFENLSFNIVDDDHGMGKTVENLDWLALLARSES, encoded by the coding sequence ATGATCGATCAATCCCGCCTTCTTTTTATCCATGGCTTGATGGGCAGCAGCCAGGGCTACAAAGCCACGTTGTTGCGGCAAGCGTTTCCTGACATGCTCATTCCCGACTTCCCGGGAGAATTCGACCAACGAATGGTCAAATTGAGCCAGGTCATCGGCACAACCACCGGCTGGACCCTGATAGGATCGAGCCTTGGCGGCCTCATGGCAACGGAGTACGCCATTCACCAATCCAGGCAGGTAGAAAAACTGGTTTTGTTCGCCCCCGCGCTTCCCTGGCTTCCCAACGGGCACCGCCATTCAGTGGAGATCCCCACTATCATTTTTCACGGCCGGCAGGATGAGGTCGTTCCGCTACAGTCGACCCAGGAGATCGCGCGACAGATCTTTGAGAATCTGAGCTTCAACATCGTCGACGACGATCATGGAATGGGCAAAACGGTCGAGAACCTCGACTGGCTCGCCCTGCTTGCCAGGTCGGAATCATGA
- a CDS encoding DNA polymerase IV produces MNKQRASQESLTDTARAILHLDLDAFFAAVEILEDPLLEGKPVLVGGRPEQRGVVAAASYPARAHGCRSAMPMARALTLCPQAVVLPPRHNLYRTYSAKVMALIYEITPEVEQLSIDEAFLDISDQLQHWNEAIQVARQLQRQVQNDIGLSASLGVASNKQVAKVASDYEKPGGLTVVRPGDEPAFLAPLHVRALWGIGPVTTERLEAMGVTTVGELAIQPEAALQTAFGKHGPEMLRRAQGIDTRQVITARERKSISQERTFSKDLVELIDLKRQLWRMSQRVASYLQKKSTAAGTIAIKIRYSDFTTLTRQMSLEVPTSDAREIYRVALVLLERNWQIGRPVRLLGVGAQQLGKPTGQLALFAEDSD; encoded by the coding sequence ATGAACAAGCAGCGAGCATCACAGGAATCTTTGACCGACACGGCACGCGCTATCTTGCACCTCGACCTCGACGCCTTTTTTGCCGCCGTCGAGATATTGGAAGACCCATTGCTGGAAGGCAAGCCGGTGCTGGTGGGCGGCAGGCCGGAACAGCGGGGCGTGGTGGCGGCAGCCTCCTACCCGGCCCGGGCACATGGTTGCCGCTCAGCCATGCCCATGGCGCGCGCCCTCACCCTGTGTCCACAGGCCGTCGTGCTCCCGCCGCGGCACAACCTGTATCGGACCTACTCGGCGAAGGTCATGGCCCTCATCTACGAAATCACCCCCGAGGTAGAACAGCTTAGCATCGACGAAGCTTTCCTTGACATCAGCGACCAACTCCAGCACTGGAACGAAGCTATCCAGGTCGCCCGGCAATTGCAGCGACAGGTCCAGAACGACATTGGCCTGTCGGCCTCTTTGGGCGTAGCCAGCAACAAACAGGTTGCCAAAGTCGCTTCCGATTACGAAAAACCGGGCGGGTTGACCGTCGTGCGCCCTGGCGATGAGCCTGCGTTCCTGGCGCCCCTGCACGTGCGAGCCCTCTGGGGTATCGGTCCAGTAACGACAGAGCGCCTGGAGGCCATGGGCGTGACAACAGTGGGTGAGCTGGCGATACAGCCGGAAGCCGCGTTGCAGACAGCATTTGGCAAACATGGTCCCGAAATGCTTCGCCGCGCTCAGGGAATCGACACCCGACAGGTGATCACCGCCCGGGAGCGAAAATCGATCAGCCAGGAGCGAACCTTCTCAAAAGACCTGGTGGAGTTGATCGACCTCAAACGACAGTTATGGCGCATGAGCCAAAGGGTGGCAAGCTATTTGCAGAAGAAGAGCACGGCCGCCGGCACCATTGCCATCAAGATCCGTTACAGCGACTTCACCACCCTTACCCGTCAGATGAGTCTTGAGGTGCCAACCAGCGATGCGCGGGAGATCTACCGGGTCGCCCTTGTGTTGCTGGAACGCAATTGGCAGATTGGCCGTCCGGTTCGTCTGCTCGGCGTTGGCGCCCAACAGCTCGGCAAACCGACGGGACAACTTGCGCTTTTCGCTGAGGACAGCGATTGA